In Pedobacter sp. WC2423, the following are encoded in one genomic region:
- a CDS encoding multidrug efflux SMR transporter codes for MKTYIFLFLAIISEIIATTAIKASEEFTRLWPAVIVIFGYALAFYFLSLTLRKIDLGIAYAVWSGAGIIIVTTIGAVFYKQKPDMPAIIGIGLIISGIIVINIFSRNSGH; via the coding sequence ATGAAAACATATATCTTTCTCTTTCTTGCCATTATTTCAGAAATTATAGCGACTACAGCTATAAAGGCATCAGAGGAGTTTACCAGACTGTGGCCTGCTGTTATAGTGATATTTGGTTATGCCTTAGCTTTTTATTTCCTAAGCCTGACTTTAAGAAAGATTGATCTCGGCATTGCTTATGCAGTCTGGTCAGGCGCAGGAATAATTATAGTAACGACAATAGGAGCCGTTTTTTATAAACAGAAACCTGATATGCCAGCCATTATTGGCATTGGATTAATTATAAGCGGCATAATTGTAATCAACATTTTTTCAAGAAACTCCGGACACTAA
- a CDS encoding glycosyltransferase family 10, which translates to MMKIKFFSDYEVSENLLTRFKANYKVDDELLTFTTADDYDYAVVFNRANDPLKPGAKVITVIQEPSWSDAHENKFYLSNSDFIIVHDPELFEKTNNIKLGGKIIESPAFMFYHDHVHHSFYDQTEQLKKEKKLSMIVSGLYFNKANYHKRIEVLVEILKSDLDIDIYGRGLTIQDSRYKGDLKYKHTGLLPYEYSIAIENSNEKNYITEKFVDCVLCNTTPIYNGAPNLSEVYDQRYYRTIDLDSAHIVQDIREIIAHPAPGAGINKDIYFEKYNLYTKLKEIIYG; encoded by the coding sequence ATGATGAAGATTAAATTTTTTTCTGACTATGAGGTTTCTGAAAACCTGCTGACAAGGTTCAAAGCAAATTATAAAGTAGACGATGAGCTGTTAACCTTTACAACAGCCGATGATTACGATTACGCTGTTGTGTTTAACAGAGCAAATGACCCGCTTAAACCCGGGGCTAAAGTGATCACTGTAATCCAGGAGCCCTCCTGGAGTGATGCACATGAAAATAAGTTCTATTTAAGTAACAGTGATTTTATTATTGTTCATGATCCGGAATTGTTTGAAAAAACAAATAATATTAAACTGGGAGGGAAGATTATTGAATCTCCCGCTTTCATGTTTTACCACGATCATGTACATCACTCTTTTTACGATCAGACAGAACAGCTTAAAAAAGAGAAAAAACTTTCTATGATTGTATCAGGCTTATACTTTAATAAGGCCAATTACCATAAAAGAATAGAAGTATTGGTTGAAATCCTAAAATCTGATCTGGATATTGATATTTATGGACGTGGTCTGACGATCCAGGATTCAAGATATAAAGGTGATTTAAAATACAAACACACTGGTTTATTACCTTATGAATATTCTATAGCTATAGAGAACTCCAATGAGAAAAACTATATCACAGAGAAATTTGTAGACTGTGTTTTGTGTAATACTACTCCTATCTATAATGGAGCGCCAAACCTTTCCGAAGTATATGACCAGCGTTATTATAGAACGATAGATCTGGACAGCGCTCATATCGTTCAGGATATTAGAGAGATTATCGCCCATCCAGCACCCGGTGCTGGAATAAACAAAGACATTTACTTTGAAAAATACAACTTATACACCAAATTGAAAGAAATTATATATGGCTGA
- a CDS encoding glycosyltransferase family 2 protein, with the protein MSTPYVSCIMPTANRPNFALLAIEHFLNQDFRDAELIIIDDGKKSIRSLLPGHHRIKYFYTDPLGSVGVKRNFACEKAHGEIIMHWDDDDWYAHDWISRSIKSLNESKADITGLSQITFFSPRAGKFWQYDGNALEHPWLAGATMTYRKSFWLTHPFRDLQIGEDYDYSWNTGAELYAHNYTDGFIATVHNSNTTLKPFEDPRHKREYASNWMDVHFEGKTENPKQSRYYH; encoded by the coding sequence ATGAGCACTCCTTACGTATCCTGTATCATGCCTACGGCAAACCGTCCTAATTTTGCTTTGCTGGCTATTGAGCATTTTCTAAACCAGGATTTTAGAGATGCAGAACTGATTATTATAGATGATGGAAAAAAATCAATCAGATCTTTATTACCGGGCCATCACCGTATTAAATACTTTTATACTGACCCTTTGGGCAGCGTAGGCGTAAAAAGGAATTTTGCCTGCGAAAAAGCACATGGAGAAATTATTATGCATTGGGATGATGATGACTGGTATGCGCATGACTGGATCAGCAGATCCATTAAATCCTTAAACGAGTCTAAAGCAGATATAACCGGTTTAAGCCAGATCACTTTTTTTTCTCCGAGAGCAGGTAAATTCTGGCAATATGATGGGAATGCATTGGAGCATCCATGGCTGGCAGGGGCAACAATGACTTATAGAAAATCTTTTTGGTTAACCCACCCATTCAGGGACTTGCAGATTGGAGAAGATTATGATTATTCCTGGAACACAGGAGCTGAGCTTTATGCTCATAATTATACTGACGGCTTTATTGCCACAGTGCATAATTCGAATACAACATTAAAGCCTTTTGAAGATCCAAGACATAAAAGAGAATATGCCAGCAATTGGATGGATGTACATTTTGAGGGGAAAACCGAAAACCCTAAACAGAGTAGGTATTATCATTAA
- a CDS encoding glycosyltransferase family 2 protein, whose protein sequence is MNSPLVSCIMPTANREKFIPFAIAYFLNQTYRNKELIIVDDGKKSIAHLIPKHPSIRYYYTDPIGTIGLKRNYACELAKGELIMHLDDDDWYAHDWLRQQVNFLIAAEADMCGIQDLHYYSVIMDKIFTVIRQYEGIPNPMNWVAGGTLAYWKSFWKKHPFKDLQTGEDDDFIQNNGAKLFIHDYIDGFVALLHPDNTVMRSFENPKHKKLKS, encoded by the coding sequence ATGAATTCACCATTGGTATCTTGTATTATGCCTACTGCAAACAGGGAAAAGTTCATTCCTTTTGCCATTGCATATTTTTTAAATCAGACTTATCGGAATAAGGAACTGATTATTGTGGATGATGGAAAAAAATCCATAGCACATTTAATTCCAAAACATCCCAGCATCAGGTATTATTATACAGACCCGATCGGAACAATCGGACTAAAGCGCAATTATGCTTGTGAACTTGCAAAAGGTGAACTGATCATGCACCTGGATGATGATGACTGGTATGCACATGACTGGCTTAGACAGCAGGTTAATTTTCTTATAGCTGCTGAGGCAGATATGTGCGGAATACAGGATCTCCACTATTATTCGGTGATCATGGATAAAATTTTCACGGTGATAAGACAATATGAAGGAATTCCTAACCCGATGAACTGGGTAGCTGGTGGAACGCTGGCTTATTGGAAATCATTCTGGAAGAAACATCCTTTTAAAGATTTACAGACAGGTGAAGATGATGATTTTATCCAGAATAATGGTGCCAAGCTGTTTATACACGATTATATTGATGGTTTTGTTGCCTTGTTACATCCGGATAATACTGTAATGAGAAGTTTTGAAAATCCTAAACATAAAAAGTTAAAGTCATGA
- a CDS encoding glycosyltransferase family 2 protein, with translation MKIKISHPLISCICITQNRPAFLLKAIVSFDSQNYPNRELVISYPKNDLQTKKLIDNVLETVDLRIVRIEREGNESLGTARNNAIANCNGDFICLWDDDDWYNSSRLSYQYNTMRTNGQFREASILTRVMLFDFTAQQGYYSFPYLWCGSLLCKKEHILKHPFADTNVAEDTEIIKYLEAKKLMYYISEYAYLYLYVYHGTNALNYFQFCYYLKKSERVDQESTDWMRSLLDSKVEVLPS, from the coding sequence ATGAAAATAAAAATATCGCATCCACTGATTTCCTGTATTTGTATTACACAGAACAGACCTGCGTTTCTGCTGAAAGCCATTGTAAGTTTTGATAGTCAGAATTATCCGAACAGAGAACTGGTGATCTCCTATCCTAAAAATGATCTGCAAACAAAAAAACTAATTGATAATGTTCTGGAGACGGTTGATCTGAGGATTGTCCGTATTGAACGCGAAGGAAATGAATCATTAGGAACTGCCAGAAACAATGCAATTGCTAATTGTAATGGTGATTTCATTTGTTTATGGGATGATGATGACTGGTACAATAGCAGCAGGCTATCGTATCAATACAATACCATGCGAACCAATGGACAATTCCGCGAAGCGAGTATCCTGACACGTGTGATGTTATTTGACTTTACAGCACAGCAAGGATACTATTCTTTCCCTTACCTGTGGTGTGGAAGTCTGCTCTGCAAAAAAGAGCATATTTTGAAGCATCCTTTTGCAGACACCAATGTTGCTGAAGATACCGAAATCATCAAATACCTGGAAGCGAAAAAACTAATGTACTATATTTCTGAGTATGCCTACCTCTATCTTTACGTATATCATGGAACTAATGCGCTTAACTATTTTCAGTTTTGTTATTATTTAAAGAAAAGTGAACGGGTAGATCAGGAAAGTACGGATTGGATGCGTAGTCTTCTGGATTCAAAAGTGGAGGTTTTACCCTCCTGA
- a CDS encoding glycosyltransferase family 2 protein has product MEQPLVSCIMPTANRHKYIPFAVDYFLQQDYPNTELVIIDDGKESIASLLPKTPNIRYFYSPPLGTIGIKRNYACQKAEGEIIVHWDDDDWYAYDWISQQVNFLRSSGADICGIRHIHHYSAITQEFWQGDANNRNNPGSKPFLAGATMVYWKSFWEKNPFKDLQKGEDEGFVQTPGAKIFAHDYIDGFIAMLHPDNTTIKSFEKRSHKKIR; this is encoded by the coding sequence ATGGAACAACCTCTAGTTAGCTGCATTATGCCAACTGCCAACAGGCATAAATACATCCCCTTTGCTGTAGATTATTTTTTACAGCAAGATTATCCGAACACTGAATTAGTTATTATTGATGATGGTAAAGAATCTATAGCGTCATTATTGCCAAAAACCCCAAACATCAGATATTTTTACAGTCCCCCGCTTGGGACGATTGGAATAAAACGCAATTATGCATGTCAAAAGGCAGAGGGTGAAATCATTGTACATTGGGATGATGATGACTGGTATGCTTATGACTGGATTAGTCAGCAGGTAAATTTTCTCCGGAGTTCAGGTGCGGATATCTGCGGCATCAGACATATCCATCATTATTCTGCAATTACGCAGGAATTCTGGCAGGGTGATGCAAATAACAGGAATAACCCCGGTTCAAAACCATTTCTTGCCGGAGCTACCATGGTATACTGGAAGTCTTTCTGGGAGAAAAATCCATTTAAAGATTTACAGAAGGGTGAAGACGAGGGTTTTGTACAGACTCCTGGAGCTAAGATATTTGCGCATGATTATATAGATGGGTTTATAGCTATGCTGCATCCTGATAATACTACAATTAAATCATTTGAAAAACGCAGCCATAAAAAAATCCGCTAA
- a CDS encoding glycosyltransferase family 2 protein: MTNQPLVSCIMPTANRQKYIPLALKHFFSQDYINSELIIIDDGKESIASLLPEDPRIKYFYTKSIGSIGAKRNLACEKAQGEIIMHWDDDDFYAPDWISKQYHYLISSGADICGIEHIHFFSPVTDTLWLGTAMNRNNPSIPNQWLSGATLAYRKSFWAGNPFKDLQTGEDDNFIAKPGAVVFAHDYIDGFVAVLHPGNTTVKYFENPKHKVLQTGL; encoded by the coding sequence ATGACAAACCAACCCTTAGTATCTTGTATTATGCCTACGGCAAACAGGCAAAAATATATTCCTCTTGCTTTAAAACATTTTTTCAGCCAGGATTATATCAATTCAGAACTCATTATTATTGATGATGGCAAAGAATCTATAGCTTCTTTACTTCCTGAAGATCCACGAATCAAATACTTCTATACCAAATCTATAGGGAGTATTGGGGCAAAAAGAAATTTAGCTTGTGAAAAAGCACAGGGAGAAATTATCATGCATTGGGATGATGATGATTTTTATGCTCCTGATTGGATTAGTAAACAGTATCACTATCTGATTTCATCAGGAGCCGATATCTGCGGGATAGAACATATTCACTTTTTTTCACCTGTGACGGACACTTTATGGCTGGGAACTGCCATGAACCGGAATAATCCTTCTATTCCAAATCAATGGCTAAGCGGTGCCACTTTAGCTTACAGAAAATCTTTCTGGGCCGGCAATCCATTTAAGGATTTGCAAACGGGTGAAGACGATAATTTTATTGCTAAGCCAGGAGCTGTAGTTTTTGCACATGATTATATTGATGGGTTTGTTGCTGTTTTGCATCCGGGTAATACCACTGTCAAGTATTTTGAAAATCCTAAACATAAAGTATTGCAGACTGGGTTATAA
- a CDS encoding glycosyltransferase family 2 protein: MINPPLVSCIMPTANRQKFIPFAIAYFLKQDYPNAELIIVDDGTNSIASLIPDHPKIKYFYTEPLGTIGIKRNYACEKAQGEIIMHWDDDDFYAPEWISKLTNALLTSGADIAGLNRVIFYSPSVDKRWMYEDSEMDRPWLCGATMTYRKSFWQQHPFIDLQVGEDYDFVWNSGAKTFALDYMEGFVAILHAHNTSIKPVENPKHKKHATGWDAPDEMTES; encoded by the coding sequence ATGATAAATCCACCTCTTGTATCCTGTATTATGCCTACAGCGAACAGGCAAAAATTTATTCCTTTTGCCATAGCTTATTTTTTAAAACAAGATTATCCGAACGCTGAGCTCATTATTGTAGATGATGGTACGAATTCAATTGCTTCGCTAATACCTGACCATCCGAAAATCAAATATTTCTATACTGAACCTTTGGGAACTATTGGAATTAAACGGAATTATGCTTGTGAAAAAGCACAGGGAGAAATTATCATGCATTGGGACGATGATGACTTTTACGCTCCTGAATGGATCAGCAAGCTTACAAATGCGCTGTTAACTTCAGGAGCAGATATAGCAGGCCTGAACCGCGTGATTTTTTATTCTCCTTCTGTAGACAAACGCTGGATGTATGAGGATAGTGAAATGGATAGACCGTGGTTGTGTGGCGCAACCATGACTTATAGAAAATCATTTTGGCAACAGCATCCTTTTATTGATCTTCAGGTTGGGGAAGATTATGATTTTGTATGGAATTCAGGAGCCAAAACTTTCGCATTGGATTATATGGAAGGTTTTGTAGCAATTTTACATGCACACAATACAAGCATTAAACCTGTTGAAAATCCAAAGCATAAAAAACATGCAACCGGCTGGGATGCACCAGATGAAATGACAGAATCATGA
- a CDS encoding glycosyltransferase family 2 protein, with translation MMKEKIEIDIIILSYAQTEELKIVTANCVNSLVQSENPEEIKFNIIVIESEKTIKPFQYEHTQTVYPDQEFGYHQYMNIGIEMTSAPYICLCNNDLIFHPRWATEILKSFDQFIDLSSASPFCTLHHPKMGFKKNDGPKLGYRIRNEVAGWCLFLKRDVLLLTGKPDRNYKFWCADNDYSNTLWVLKLNHMLVTSSFVDHLENKTLNNQTPERQDELTEKETIYFDKKWKYRTGQDWVLL, from the coding sequence ATGATGAAAGAAAAGATAGAAATTGATATTATTATTCTGAGCTATGCACAAACAGAGGAGTTAAAAATAGTTACAGCTAATTGTGTGAATTCCCTGGTACAGTCTGAAAATCCGGAGGAAATTAAATTCAATATAATTGTGATTGAATCAGAAAAAACAATTAAACCCTTTCAGTATGAACATACACAAACCGTTTATCCGGACCAGGAATTTGGTTATCACCAGTATATGAATATTGGAATTGAAATGACCTCAGCTCCTTATATCTGTCTTTGCAACAATGATTTAATATTTCATCCCCGATGGGCTACAGAAATTCTTAAATCTTTTGACCAGTTTATAGATCTTTCCAGTGCTTCACCATTTTGCACTTTACATCATCCAAAAATGGGATTTAAAAAGAATGATGGTCCCAAATTGGGTTACAGGATCAGAAATGAAGTGGCGGGCTGGTGCCTTTTTCTTAAACGTGATGTATTACTGCTGACCGGAAAACCAGACAGGAATTATAAATTCTGGTGCGCAGACAATGATTACTCTAATACGCTTTGGGTATTAAAGCTAAATCATATGTTAGTGACTTCTTCTTTTGTAGATCATCTGGAAAACAAAACATTGAATAATCAGACTCCGGAAAGACAGGATGAACTCACCGAAAAGGAAACTATTTATTTTGACAAAAAGTGGAAATACAGGACAGGGCAAGACTGGGTTTTATTATAA
- a CDS encoding glycosyltransferase family 2 protein codes for MSQSYPLISCICITNNRPKQLEKAIACFATQNYPNKELVISYPKNDLLSKQVVENIRKDETLKIMLVERPADESLGNARNHLIAKCLGDYVCIWDDDDWYHPSRITYQFNSMQIVGQRYEASVLSRIFLYDATTKKVYYSFPYTWDGTILCRKEMLLQNQYANANRAEDTHVITFLSGRKLLYRIEDAPFLYIYIYHGTNTWDYKHFEHFMNKSELLDQELTDSILKLIDN; via the coding sequence ATGAGTCAATCCTATCCTTTAATTTCCTGTATATGCATTACGAATAACAGGCCCAAACAACTTGAAAAAGCTATTGCCTGTTTTGCAACACAAAATTACCCTAATAAAGAGCTGGTGATTTCTTATCCGAAGAATGATCTGCTTAGCAAGCAGGTAGTTGAAAATATCCGAAAAGATGAAACCTTAAAGATAATGCTGGTGGAACGTCCTGCGGATGAATCTTTAGGCAACGCCAGAAATCATTTAATTGCCAAATGTCTGGGAGATTATGTCTGCATATGGGATGATGATGATTGGTACCATCCCAGCAGAATAACTTACCAGTTCAATAGTATGCAAATTGTTGGACAGCGTTATGAGGCCAGTGTATTGTCAAGAATTTTCCTTTACGATGCAACGACAAAGAAGGTTTATTATTCATTTCCTTATACCTGGGATGGGACAATATTGTGCAGAAAAGAAATGTTATTACAAAACCAGTATGCAAATGCCAATCGCGCAGAAGACACACATGTAATTACATTCTTATCCGGCAGGAAACTTTTGTACCGGATTGAAGATGCTCCATTTTTATATATCTATATCTATCATGGAACGAATACCTGGGACTATAAACATTTTGAACATTTTATGAATAAGAGTGAGCTGCTGGATCAGGAACTGACAGACAGCATACTCAAGTTGATAGATAATTGA
- a CDS encoding glycosyltransferase family 2 protein produces MKSKTEIDIIILSFAQNEELKLITQHCINSLMASEDPEAIKFNVVVMESQQEMKPFQYKNTTTIYPEEAFGYHRYMNIGIGMTSSKYVCLCNNDLHFHPGWATEILKAFHKYYDLSSVSPFCSFHHPKMGFEEDNGIYPGYRSRYEVAGWCLFLKRDVFRLTGKLDENYQFWCADNDYANTLAALKIGHALVSSSIVDHLDSCTLDQQAANAAIAASEFFYLEKKWNHRKKAGWTCV; encoded by the coding sequence ATGAAAAGCAAGACCGAAATTGACATTATTATTTTAAGCTTCGCACAAAACGAAGAACTGAAACTGATCACCCAGCACTGTATCAATTCTTTGATGGCCTCAGAAGATCCTGAAGCTATTAAATTCAATGTAGTGGTCATGGAATCACAGCAGGAAATGAAACCTTTTCAATATAAAAATACCACTACTATATACCCTGAAGAAGCATTTGGCTATCACCGGTACATGAATATTGGAATCGGGATGACTTCTTCTAAATACGTTTGTCTCTGCAACAACGATCTGCATTTTCATCCAGGCTGGGCTACTGAAATATTAAAAGCCTTCCATAAATATTATGACCTTTCCAGTGTCTCTCCCTTTTGTTCTTTTCATCATCCAAAAATGGGATTTGAAGAGGACAATGGGATTTATCCAGGCTACCGCAGCAGATATGAAGTTGCAGGATGGTGTCTTTTTCTAAAACGTGATGTTTTCAGGCTTACCGGGAAACTGGATGAAAACTATCAGTTCTGGTGTGCCGATAACGATTATGCCAATACCTTAGCCGCTTTGAAAATAGGGCATGCATTGGTTTCTTCTTCAATAGTAGATCATCTGGACAGTTGTACTTTAGATCAGCAAGCAGCAAATGCAGCAATTGCTGCCAGTGAATTTTTTTACCTGGAAAAAAAGTGGAATCACAGAAAGAAGGCAGGATGGACCTGTGTATAA